One genomic window of Fusibacter sp. A1 includes the following:
- a CDS encoding DUF2177 family protein — translation MQVIKIYLMAFFTFLVIDIIWLVLIAKDMYKDQLGFIMAKSPNWTAAILFYLLYIAGLVYFVISPAIATGDWQLALKNGVLFGFITYATYDLTNLATLENWPIKITIIDLIWGSFVGGSVSTITYFLSKLFSIR, via the coding sequence ATGCAAGTGATCAAGATCTACCTCATGGCTTTCTTCACCTTTTTAGTTATCGACATCATATGGCTCGTACTCATTGCAAAAGACATGTACAAAGATCAACTTGGCTTCATCATGGCAAAATCTCCTAATTGGACAGCGGCCATACTATTTTACTTGCTTTACATCGCAGGTCTTGTTTACTTTGTAATTTCTCCCGCAATCGCAACTGGAGACTGGCAGTTGGCACTTAAAAACGGCGTTCTGTTCGGTTTTATCACCTATGCCACCTATGACCTTACCAATTTAGCCACTCTTGAAAATTGGCCGATTAAAATCACCATCATCGACCTGATCTGGGGAAGCTTTGTAGGCGGGTCCGTATCAACAATCACGTA